A DNA window from Sylvia atricapilla isolate bSylAtr1 chromosome W, bSylAtr1.pri, whole genome shotgun sequence contains the following coding sequences:
- the LOC136373433 gene encoding LOW QUALITY PROTEIN: uncharacterized protein (The sequence of the model RefSeq protein was modified relative to this genomic sequence to represent the inferred CDS: inserted 1 base in 1 codon; deleted 2 bases in 2 codons; substituted 1 base at 1 genomic stop codon) yields MAYLELNLAKDVKDNNKGSFKYNNSKRKTKDNVGSLLNPGGTLVTEDAEKAELLNAAFVSVCTDKTSPQGSLTQESRFSGDRGRTPKAAGAVRELINSTPAPGDFWGDINPCPTPRLTDDCEKRKLLKELSEGEEEAVVGAEEEWVWWQMVGEGDLEWQGRLGDDRDWDLTSVPYAKIEDIGRMNAPLMEVILEIEGEPLEFRVDTGATYSAINTQVGPLSDSKIQVVGVTGQIEERPFLRPVDIKFGGKEFDHQFLYMPNSPESLLGRDLLSVLQAKITFEKGRAKLEIPEENISKLFLVREVESVEVPKEIELAVVPWVWETGILGKSKAAQPVVVELKEGASPVRIKQYPLKLEAKKGVAPMISQFLTIGILQECESEFNTPIFPVRKPNGKYRLVQDLRAINNITKDIHPVVANPYTLLTSVSEKFQWFSVIDLKDAFFCIPLAFQSRKYFAFEWEDPETGRKKQLTWCRLPQGFKNSPTIFGNQLARELEEWKTTQVKESPFSFVILQYVDDIFLATADKEICLKLTIDLLNMLGQAGYRVSKEKAQLVRSQVIYLGCEISQGVRKLGVNRIQTICAIPTPQNHQELRSFLGMVGWCRLWIPDFGLKAKPLYEAVKNPELKWGKIEEKAFQSLKQALREAPALGLPDLNKDFQLYVTERQNLALGVLTQKLGSWKRPVGYFSKQLDSVXGWPGCLRAVAATVLLIQEARKLTLGRKMEVYVPHMVLTVLEQKGGHWLSSSRMLQYQALLREXDDIELKSTNHLNPAEFLRAEEETGELAHDCVEVLKQVYASRKDLKDEPLENPDWELFTDGSSFVENGTRYAGYAVVTLQQVIEAKVLPPGTSAQKAEVWALTRALILSQGKRVNIWTDSKYAFGVVHVHGALWKERGLLNSQGSLIKHREEVKALLEAIHKPQAVAVMHVRGHRNEEGKAFQGNRLADWMAKQAAREVWTQLVLLPTRTNPATPFMDQRPLYSPDDEKLAAFVQARKNLRGWARGYVTTDARMPKLRHNWKYTRIRKYQCHSAGPWSQSRPRFCSHCDPTEPANKAQTAPRKHITDGYTRPPQRKPESPPYY; encoded by the exons ATGGCCTATCTGGAATTAAATCTGGCCAAGGATGTTAAGGACAACAATAAGGGCTCCTTCAAatacaacaacagcaaaaggaaaactaagGATAATGTGGGCTCATTACTAAATCCAGGGGGGACCCTTGTGACAGAGGACGCAGAGAAGGCAGAGTTACTGAATGCTGCCTTTGTATCAGTCTGCACTGACAAGACAAGCCCTCAGGGATCTCTGACCCAGGAGAGCAGG ttttctggcgaccgcggcaggactCCGAAGGCTGCTGGGGCGGTTCGCGAGCTGATCAACTCCACGCCGGCACCAGGTGATTTCTGGGGAGACATCAACCCGTGCCCGACCCCGCGCCTGACGGACGACTGTGAG AAGCG caagctgctgaaggaactttccgagggagaggaagaggccGTGGTAGGGGCAGAAGAGGAATGGGTATGGTGGCAAATGGTGGGAGAGGGGGATTTGGAATGGCAGGGCAGACTGGGGGACGATCGAGACTGGGATTTGACCAGTGTGCCCTATGCAAAAATCGAGGACATTGGAAGAATGAATGCCCCCTTAATGGAG GTAATTTTAGAAATAGAGGGGGAACCACTGGAATTTCGGGTAGATACGGGAGCCACATACTCAGCTATAAACACACAAGTCGGGCCATTAAGTGATTCTAAAATCCAAGTGGTTGGGGTAACAGGTCAAATAGAAGAACGACCATTTTTGCGACCTGTGGACATTaaatttggggggaaagaaTTTGACCACCAGTTTTTGTATATGCCCAATAGCCCTGAATCTTTATTAGGAAGGgacttgctgtctgtgttgcaagcaaaaataacatttgaaaaaggaagggcgaaattagaaataccagaagaaaacatatctaaaTTGTTTTTGGTTAGGGAAGTGGAGTCAGTAGAAGTCCCCAAAGAAATAGAGTTGGCTGTGGTCCCCTGGGTATGGGAAACAGGTATTCTGGGAAAATCTAAGGCTGCACAACCAGTAGtagtggaattaaaagaaggagccagcccggtaagaataaagcaatatcctttaaaattggaagcaaagaaaggagtggCCCCGATGATATCCCAATTCCTGACCATAGGTATTTTGCAGGAATGTGAATCTGAGTTTAatactcccattttcccagtaagaaaaccaaatggtAAGTATAGGTTAGTCCAGGATCTAAGGGCCATTAATAATATCACTAAGGACATTCATCCAGTGGtggctaatccttataccttgttaacatctgtgtcagaaaaatttcagtggttctcagtaattgatttaaaggacgcgttcttctgcatccctttagcatttcaaagcaggaaatattttgctttcgaGTGGGAAGacccagagacagggaggaagaaacaacTCACTTGGTGTCGTCTGCCTCAAGGATTCAAAAACTCACCTACAATATTTGGGAATCAATTGGCTCGGGAATTAGAAGAATGGAAGACAACACAGGTAAAGGAGTcacctttctcatttgtgattttgcaatatgtagatgatatttttctcGCTACTGCAGATAAGGAGATTTGTTTGAAGTTGACCATCGATCTGCTGAACATGCTAGGTCAGGCTGGATACCGggtgtccaaagaaaaagcGCAACTGGTAAGATCACAAGTTATCTACTTaggatgtgaaatttctcaagGAGTGCGTAAGTTGGGGGTCAATCGAATTCAGACTATCTGTGCTATCCCGACCCCACAAAATCATCAAGAATTGAGGTCATTCTTGGGAATGGTGGGGTGGTGCAGGTTGTGGATCCCTGATTTTGGATTAAAGGCCAAACCTCTCTACGAGGCTGTGAAAAATCCCGAACTGAAATGGGGCAAGattgaggaaaaagcattccagtccctcaaacaggcactgagagaagctCCGGCACTGGGATTGCCTGACctcaataaagattttcaactcTATGTGACCGAGAGGCAGAATTTGGCATTAGGAGTGCTCACCCAAAAATTA GGATCATGGAAACGCCCGGTAggatacttttccaaacaacttgacTCAG CTGGATGGCCAGGATGCTTGAGAGCAGTGGCCGCAACAGTACTattgatacaagaagccaggaaattaactcttggaagaaaaatggaggtatACGTTCCCCATATGGTGTTGactgttttagaacaaaaagggGGGCATTGGTTATCCTCAAGCCGGATGTTACAATACcaggcattgctgagagagTAGGatgatattgaattaaaatcGACTAATCATCTTAACCCAGCAGAATTcttaagagcagaagaggaaactggagaactGGCACATGACTGTGTGGAAGTC TTGAAGCAAGTATATGCCAGCCGAAAGGACTTAAAAGATGAGCCCTTGGAGAATCCCGATTGGGAACTGTTCACGGACGGATCAAGCTTTGTAGAGAATGGAACCAGGTATGCTGGGTATGCGGTGGTCACCTTGCAACAAGTGATAGAGGCTAAAGTTTTGCCTCCTGGGACCTCGGCCCAGAAGGCTGAAGTCTGGGCCCTAACACGTGCTCTCATATTAAGTCAAGGGAAGAGGGTAAACATATGGACAGATTCTAAATACGCCTTTGGGGTGGTACATGTACATGGtgccctttggaaagagaggggcctgctgaattcccaaggatcattaattaaacaccgggaagaagtaaaagctcttttagaaGCTATTCATAAGCCACAGGCTGTTGCGGTGATGCATGTGAGAGGACACCGAAAcgaggaagggaaagcattccAAGGGAACCGGTTGGCAGACTGGATGGCCAAGCAGGCAGCCCGAGAGGTATGGACTCAGTTGGTATTACTGCCCACACGAACCAATCCAGCCACACCGTTTATGGATCAACGACCCCTCTACTCgccagatgatgaaaaattggcagcatttgttcaagctcggaaaaatttaagaggatG GGCCCGAGGATATGTCACTACAGATGCCCGGATGCCAAAGCTACGTCACAACTGGAAATACACCAGAATCAGGAAATACCAATGCCACAGTGCCGGACCCTGGTCCCAGTCCCGGCCCCGCTTCTGCAGCCACTGTGACCCCACCGAGCCAGCAAACAAGGCTCAAACAGCCCCAAGGAAGCATATCACTGATGGATACACGAGACCCCCACAGAGGAAACCAGAGTCACCGCCCTACTACTAG